The genome window CCGCTCGGTGTGTGATCCCGCGGGGACCGCCTGGTTCGAGAGCCCGTGTGGTCCGTCGAGCCGCTGCGTCGAGGCGGGGGGCGGCGCCAGCTGCCAGGCGATGGCGTGCACGCCGAACGAAGGCAGCTGCCACCCGACGGATCCTTCGCGCCGCCTCGTCTGCGCCGCGGATGGGAGCGCCATCGTCGAGGTGGCGTGCGCGAGCGGCTCCACCTGCCACGAACCGAGCGCCACCTGCCTCGACGCCTGCGCCCGCGCAGCTGCGGAGGGGCGGGGCGCCGGCTGCGAATATTGGTTCACCCACCTGCCCAACGGCGCGGGGCTGCGTCTGCCCACCGCGGCGCTCACCCTGGTGGTCGGCAACCCGGGGCCGGATCCTGCGGCGATCACCGTGGATGCAGCGGACGGCGTCCGCCTCCTCGAAGGAGCGCCACTCGCTGCTGGGCAGATGATGGAGCTCCCCCTGCCGTGGCAGGCCTTCTCCGGTACCGGAGATTCCCGCGGCGCCTTCCGCCTCGGCTCCACCGCGCCGGTCGTGGCCCACACGGTGAGCCGGGTGGCAGGCGAGGATCGGAACCGCTGCATCGCCCGCGGCTGCTACGAGCCGCCCTGCTGGCCGGACGACAGCTGCGCGGTCTACACGACGAGCGGCGACGGCACGCTGCTGCTGCCCTGGCATCTGCTCACCCAGGCCTCCGGCGCCGGCAGCGGCTATCTGGCCTTCACGCCGCGCCACCAGCAGGAGATCCGCGCCAACCCGGGTCTGCTCAGCCTCGTCGGCACCAGGGACGGCACCACCGCCACCGTGGAGTTCACCGCGTTCACCGAGGTGAGCGGCGCAGCGGGCAGCACCGCCTACGCCCCTGGCGACGTGGGCATCTTCGGCCTCGAGGCCTTCGACGTGCTCCAGTTCGCCACAGCCGCCACCGGCACGAGGACCGGCCTCTCGGTGGGCGGCGTGGAGCGCGCGGAGTGGGCGAACGACTTCGCGGGCACCCGCATCGGCAGCGACGCGCCGCTGGCTGTCTTCGCCGGCACCGATGTGGCCCGACTGCCGCTGGAGTCGAGCGCCACCGATCATCTCGAGGAGCAGCTTCCGCCGCGCGGGCTCTGGGGGCGGCGCTACATCGGTATGCCCCGCGGCCCCGGCGACCGCTTCGCCCTCGTGATCGGCGCGGGACCGGCGCTGGTCACCTCCACCGTGCCCCTCGCGCTCGAGGACGGAAGCAGCGGGCAGGTCTTCTCCTCGCTGCCGGCCCGATCCGTCCTCCGCTTCTCCGCCGCCGCCCCCTTCGAGATCCGCAGCGACGAGACGGTTCTCCTCCTCCAGCTCACCGCAGGCGAGGACGGCGTCGAGCCCGCCTTTCTCTCGGTGCCGCCGGTGGAGCGCCACCGCACCCGCTACCTCGTCCACGTCGGCCCCGGCTCGACCTCGGAGCTCCACCTCGTCGCCCCGCGCCTCGATCCTGGCGGCGCCGTCTTCGACGTGCGGATCGGCAGCGCGGTGGTCTCGGGCTGGGAGCCCTTGCCGGGCACCGACCTGCGCACCGCGCGGGTTCGCCTTTGCGCCGGCAGCGGCAGCCCCTGCGCGGTGGAGGGGTTCTACACGGTGCAGGCGGCGGAGCGCTTCGGCCTCGTGGTCCACGAGGGCGGCGGCGTCGGCATCGCCTACGGCGGTGGCCTGGGCGACGCGCCCGGCATCTACCGGCCGCCGACCTATTGAAGCGCAGGCTCGGGATCAGCCGGCGCGCTGCTGCGCTGGCCCGAGCGGGACCTCCGCCTCCGCCGCGGTGATCTGCCGCCGCCGCTCGGGATGGAGCTCCATCCCCGGCCGGTAGGCCGTGCTCCGATTGCGGCCGCCGCGTTTCGAGGCGTAGAGGGCGCTGTCCGCAGCGTCGAGGATCGCGATGGCGTCGCCGCCGTCCGCGGGGAAGGTCGCCACGCCCACCGAGGCGGCGACGCTGCCGCCGCCGGGGACCGCCACCTCGTGGATAGCGAGCCGGATCTTCTCCGCCACCTCGACCGCCTCGGAGGCTGGGAGCCGGGGGAGGATCACGGCGAACTCCTCGCCGCCGAAGCGCGCCACCGTATCGACGCGGCGCACCTTGCGCCGCAGCGCCGCGGCGACCTCCTGCAGCACCCGGTCGCCGGTGGCGTGGCCGTAGGTGTCGTTCAGCTGCTTGAAGTGGTCGATGTCGATCATCGCAACGGTCACCGCGTCGCCGTAGCGCTCCGCGCGCCGCAGCTCCATTTCGAGGTGGGCGAAGAGATGCCGGCGGTTGTAGGCGCCTGTGAGCGCGTCGGTGATCGAGAGCGCCACCATCTGCTCGTAGAGGCGCGCGTTGGCGATGGCGAGCGCCGCCTGCCCGGCGATGCTGCCGAGCAGCTTGAGATCCTCGGGGGCGAAGCCGTCGATGCGCCGCCGCGCGAAGAGCAGGGCGCCCACCACCTGATCCTTGTGCTGCATCGGCACCGCGAGAAGCGAGCCGTCCTCGCCGCCCACCTCGACGCTGCGCTGGAGTACCAGCTCGCCGGTGGCCACCGCGTCGCCGGCGGGACCGGCACCGATGGGCTGGCGATCGCCGGAGGCGAAGCGCTCGGGGAGCACGCCGTAGACCGTGCGCACCAGCAGATCGCCCTGCGTCTCGTCCACCAGCAGCACCGCGAAGCCGTCGAAGCCGAGGGTGGTCGCCACCAGCTCGCTCAAGCGGCCGAGGAGCTCGCCGAGCTCCAGGGTCGAGTTGAGCGAGCGGGTGATGTCGAAGAGGAGGGAGAGCTCGCGCAGACGCTCGGCGAGCCGCCGATTCGCCTCCTCGACCAGGCGCGTCTCCCGCTGGAGCTCGGGCTGGAGCGAGAGCTCCTCCTGCATGCGGCTCACCTCGCGGCTGCGCTCGATCGCTGCAGCCTGGTGATCGACCAGCTCGGCGAGGAGTTCGTTCACCGTTTCCGCGACCTGGCCCACCTCCGCCGGCGGCAGCACCGGCAACCGGGCGATCCCCCGTGAATCCCGCACCCGCGCCATCGACTGCGCGAGCCGACGCAGCGGCGCCAGCAGCACCAGCCACGCCACCGCCGCGACGCCGGCGAGGCTCGCGAGCCCGACGGCGAGGCCGAGCCGCCAGCCCGCGCCCGCCGCCACGGCGCCGCCGATCCCCGCGGCGACGCAGGGCAGGGCGGCGAGGAGAAGGAAGCGGCCTGCGGCCGTGTGGTGGAAGGATGGGGACACGCGCTCTCTCCCGCTGGGGCCGTTCCGGCCGGAGCGGTTCGTTGTCGGCACCGTAGCAGAGCGCACGTGCGCGTAACAACGCGGGTTTCCCGGAGGTCCCGGAGCTGCCGGCGGGGCGTTCCGTGGTAGCCTCGAGGCCATGTTCCTCACCAGCGCGCTCCTCGACCGGGCCGGCGTGATCCACGGCTTCACCACACGCGAAGGCGGCGTCTCCGAGGCGCCGTGGGATGCCCTCAACCTCGGGGGCTCGGTGGGCGACGATCC of Vulgatibacter sp. contains these proteins:
- a CDS encoding sensor domain-containing diguanylate cyclase, yielding MSPSFHHTAAGRFLLLAALPCVAAGIGGAVAAGAGWRLGLAVGLASLAGVAAVAWLVLLAPLRRLAQSMARVRDSRGIARLPVLPPAEVGQVAETVNELLAELVDHQAAAIERSREVSRMQEELSLQPELQRETRLVEEANRRLAERLRELSLLFDITRSLNSTLELGELLGRLSELVATTLGFDGFAVLLVDETQGDLLVRTVYGVLPERFASGDRQPIGAGPAGDAVATGELVLQRSVEVGGEDGSLLAVPMQHKDQVVGALLFARRRIDGFAPEDLKLLGSIAGQAALAIANARLYEQMVALSITDALTGAYNRRHLFAHLEMELRRAERYGDAVTVAMIDIDHFKQLNDTYGHATGDRVLQEVAAALRRKVRRVDTVARFGGEEFAVILPRLPASEAVEVAEKIRLAIHEVAVPGGGSVAASVGVATFPADGGDAIAILDAADSALYASKRGGRNRSTAYRPGMELHPERRRQITAAEAEVPLGPAQQRAG
- a CDS encoding IgGFc-binding protein, with translation MRWAPVAAALWLAALSGCADQWLPAAPAAGTPARCPAGTRLDTSDGSCVAAGCSSDDHCPAGWRCSGLDGICVLPTPDPLDPQPESCTSGSVRCDVGGRRELCSGGSWIDFACPPDLQCSGGICVSCRAGARRCAAEAPAAYELCNEEGSGWRRVECPGEEATCAAGRCRICEPGASRCTEGGRSVCDPAGTAWFESPCGPSSRCVEAGGGASCQAMACTPNEGSCHPTDPSRRLVCAADGSAIVEVACASGSTCHEPSATCLDACARAAAEGRGAGCEYWFTHLPNGAGLRLPTAALTLVVGNPGPDPAAITVDAADGVRLLEGAPLAAGQMMELPLPWQAFSGTGDSRGAFRLGSTAPVVAHTVSRVAGEDRNRCIARGCYEPPCWPDDSCAVYTTSGDGTLLLPWHLLTQASGAGSGYLAFTPRHQQEIRANPGLLSLVGTRDGTTATVEFTAFTEVSGAAGSTAYAPGDVGIFGLEAFDVLQFATAATGTRTGLSVGGVERAEWANDFAGTRIGSDAPLAVFAGTDVARLPLESSATDHLEEQLPPRGLWGRRYIGMPRGPGDRFALVIGAGPALVTSTVPLALEDGSSGQVFSSLPARSVLRFSAAAPFEIRSDETVLLLQLTAGEDGVEPAFLSVPPVERHRTRYLVHVGPGSTSELHLVAPRLDPGGAVFDVRIGSAVVSGWEPLPGTDLRTARVRLCAGSGSPCAVEGFYTVQAAERFGLVVHEGGGVGIAYGGGLGDAPGIYRPPTY